A window of Cryptomeria japonica chromosome 3, Sugi_1.0, whole genome shotgun sequence contains these coding sequences:
- the LOC131075807 gene encoding homeobox-leucine zipper protein HOX20 yields the protein MAEENYDMQREIHSECVFGLALRYSVNMSFNLGLRDGVGQLQHLQQLQRIMPPLFSPMDGLHKRSSLPALSAEAFYGRGLSLYDNSLYEESSSLCNENEEEGSGGHVEKKRRLSGEQVKSLEMNFRVESKLEPERKMQLAAELGLQPRQVAVWFQNRRARWKTKQLEQEYELLKKQYNAVISEKDKLLAEVARLKQELKDAGKRETEEEEQENDKDQPAVTVTSSDCCNSEDTAILIRPQNNNNIEEETQQIVGNDKAEEGTEQILSPASFCSHADSNPRQMNSQDNRDKLQSLLYPHNYCENLYYHDSPIIAEEHHWLTFCSHTKP from the exons ATGGCGGAGGAGAATTATGATATGCAGAGAGAGATACACAGTGAGTGTGTGTTTGGATTGGCGTTGAGATATTCAGTGAATATGTCCTTCAATTTAGGGCTCCGTGATGGAGTGGGGCAATTGCAGCATCTGCAGCAACTGCAGCGGATCATGCCTCCTCTGTTCTCTCCAA TGGATGGATTGCACAAGAGATCGTCGCTACCTGCTCTGTCTGCTGAGGCGTTTTACGGTAGGGGTTTGAGTTTATATGACAATAGTTTGTATGAAGAAAGCAGCAGCTTGTGTAATGAGAATGAGGAGGAAGGCAGTGGAGGACATGTGGAGAAGAAGAGGAGGCTGAGCGGGGAGCAAGTAAAATCATTGGAGATGAACTTTCGTGTGGAGAGCAAATTGGAGCCAGAAAGAAAGATGCAGCTGGCTGCCGAATTAGGGCTTCAGCCCAGGCAAGTGGCCGTTTGGTTTCAGAATAGGAGAGCAAGGTGGAAGACCAAGCAGCTGGAACAAGAGTATGAGCTGCTCAAGAAGCAATACAATGCCGTGATTTCTGAAAAGGACAAGCTACTGGCAGAG GTTGCAAGGCTGAAGCAGGAGCTTAAAGACGCAGGAAAACGCGAGACGGAAGAAGAGGAGCAAGAAAATGATAAAGATCAGCCCGCCGTTACAGTTACCTCCTCTGACTGCTGCAATAGCGAAGACACCGCAATATTAATCAGGcctcaaaacaataacaacatagAAGAAGAAACACAGCAAATTGTTGGCAACGACAAAGCTGAAGAAGGTACTGAACAGATCTTGAGTCCAGCCAGCTTTTGCAGTCACGCAGATTCAAACCCTCGACAAATGAACAGCCAAGACAACAGAGATAAACTTCAAAGCCTACTCTATCCGCATAACTACTGCGAAAATCTGTATTACCATGACTCTCCAATAATTGCGGAGGAGCACCACTGGCTTACATTCTGTTCACATACCAAACCGTAA